The Verrucomicrobium spinosum DSM 4136 = JCM 18804 DNA segment GGTGGCTATTGGCTATGCGGTCATCAACTTCTGCCTGGACAGCCTCTGGCAGCCCATGCTCATGGGGCGGCGATTTGGCATTTCCGGGCTGGTCATTGTGCTCAGTGTCATCTTCTGGGGTTGGCTATGGGGGCCCGCAGGCATGTTCCTGGCGGTTCCGCTCACGATGATGATGAAGGTCATTCTGGAGAATACGGAGGAGTTTCGCTGGATTTCCGTGGCCATGGCCAAGAAGAAGGTTCGCCATGGGGAAGTGGTGCTGGAGGTCCCGGAGCTGGAGGACGACGAAGACACCATGGGTGGCGGGGCGGCCACGGAGCCGCCGGCAAATATTCCACGCACTCGTGTGGAGAGCATCAACCGCACTCGCCGACCCTGACAGGGCATGAAAATGCCGGCAGAAAGTTCTGCCGGCTGAAGAGGGGGATGCTGAAGATTGGAGGCCGGACTAGGTGGTCGCTTGGCGACGATTCCGTTCCTCATCCAACAGCTTCATCCAGGCGCCCATGTAGTGGCCGTGGTCATGGAAGGTGCGACCGCTCACAAGGTTGCCGTCCACCACGCAGGCTTCGTTGACGAAGATGCCGCCACAGACTTCCAGGTCGAACTGGCACTTGGGTACCGTGGCCATGCGTCGCCCCCGAACGCAATCGGCCCGGGCAGGTATCTCCACGCCATGGCAGACGCTTGCGATGGGCAGATTCTTCTCAAAGAAGTACTTGGTGACTTTCAGCAGATCCTGGTCCTCGCGAATATACTCCGGAGCGCGACCGCCGCTAAAGAAGATGCCAGCATACTCCTCGGCCTTGATTTCGGCGAAGGTCACGTCGGCGTTGATGGTGTAGCCTTCCCATTCCTTGGTGATGGTCCAGCCAGGCCTCACCTCATGCATCACCATCTGGTAGCGCCGCTTTTCAGGGGCGGCGACGACGGGTTGGTATCCGCCTTCGATCAGGCGGTAGAAGGGGTAGAGGGTGTCCACCGTCTCGGTGGCATCGCCGACAATGATGAGAACTTTTTCCATGGTGAGGGGAGCGGAAGGCTAGGTTGTGTTCTTGTGCGCCCATATGATGGCAGGGAGGAAAATGCGTGACAAATTGTCGGTTGTGCACGTCGTTGCGCACTGTGACTTCAGCCAGTGAAAAGTGTGAACCTGAACGCCCGGTGACCATGGAGGAGGTGGCCCGTGCGGCAGGCGTGTCCCGGTCCACGGTCTCGCGTGCCTTGATCAATCATCCCCGGCTTCCCGCAGAGCGATGTGAAGCCATCCAGAAGTTGGCGGGCGAAATGGGCTATCGTCGCAATGCCATGGTATCAGCCTTGATGGCGGACCTCAAATCCCACCGACAGGCTCGGACGGTCAATACGCTGGCCTACATTACGGCGCATCCGAGCCGTGAGGGGTGGCGGTACCCCAATCCGAGCTTCGTTGAGTACTATGAAGGCGCGCGTGATCGTGCGGCTGAACAGGGTTATTTGCTCGAAACCTTCTGGATTCAGGATCCGGCGATGGAGGCCGGGCGCTTCAACAAGATGCTGCATACCCGCCACATCAGGGGGGTATTGATTGCTCCGCTTCCCGAGCCAAACGGCACGTTGCCGCTATGTTGGGAGAATCATGCGGCCATTGCCATTGGGCACACGCTGCTGGAACCGGCCGTCTCCAGGGTGGTTCCCAACTTTTACCAGGGAAATCTGGTGACGCTGGAGCATCTGCAGGCTCGTGGTGCCCGGCGTATAGGGTTTGCCACGGATGCTAAAACCCATGAACGGGTGCAACTTTCATGGCTGGCGGCCTACCTCGTGTTTCAGCAACGGTTGCCGGCGAGCCGTCGGCTGCCGCCCTTTATCTGTCCCGATGCCGAAGGTGCTGGCATGGCTGAGTGGATGCGGGCTCATCGGCCCGATGCCGTGGTGGGGACTCAAAACCAGATTCTCAGCTGGATGCGAGCTGCTGGCAGGGGTGTTAACTGTCCTGGTGGACTTGTCTTCGCCAGTCTCAATACCGGGCGCTCTCCGGAGGATCCGCCAGGGATCAATCAACAATCGCGGCTTGTCGGGGCGACCGGGGTGGATTTGGTGATCGGCCAGATTCATCGAAATGAGCAGGGGATTCCCGGTCAGCCGATGCTCACTCTGGTGCCGGGAGTCTGGCAAGGCACGCTGACTTAGCTGTGGGGATCCAGCGACCTGCCTTGTAAAGAGACGGGTGTTGGCGCGGGTTTGGCG contains these protein-coding regions:
- a CDS encoding DJ-1/PfpI family protein, producing MEKVLIIVGDATETVDTLYPFYRLIEGGYQPVVAAPEKRRYQMVMHEVRPGWTITKEWEGYTINADVTFAEIKAEEYAGIFFSGGRAPEYIREDQDLLKVTKYFFEKNLPIASVCHGVEIPARADCVRGRRMATVPKCQFDLEVCGGIFVNEACVVDGNLVSGRTFHDHGHYMGAWMKLLDEERNRRQATT
- a CDS encoding LacI family DNA-binding transcriptional regulator — its product is MTSASEKCEPERPVTMEEVARAAGVSRSTVSRALINHPRLPAERCEAIQKLAGEMGYRRNAMVSALMADLKSHRQARTVNTLAYITAHPSREGWRYPNPSFVEYYEGARDRAAEQGYLLETFWIQDPAMEAGRFNKMLHTRHIRGVLIAPLPEPNGTLPLCWENHAAIAIGHTLLEPAVSRVVPNFYQGNLVTLEHLQARGARRIGFATDAKTHERVQLSWLAAYLVFQQRLPASRRLPPFICPDAEGAGMAEWMRAHRPDAVVGTQNQILSWMRAAGRGVNCPGGLVFASLNTGRSPEDPPGINQQSRLVGATGVDLVIGQIHRNEQGIPGQPMLTLVPGVWQGTLT